A stretch of Leisingera sp. S132 DNA encodes these proteins:
- a CDS encoding nitrilase-related carbon-nitrogen hydrolase: MTQLTLALYQAQPALRTAAQALADLDTSLAEAARMGAQLLVTPELFLCGYGSPEAARGMAQQQNSPLLVAAAQLAARHCVGLVLGYPERDGTELYNSAIVFGCDGKLLHNYRKTMMPNDFERGCFACGNGPRVFDFQGIRCAVVICYDVEFPELPRHAALAGVELLIVPTALRADWRVVSDCVIPARAYENGIFVAYCDFAAEGCNPVFAGGSMVCGPDGRRLAVPGPGQELYTATVATDGMARTRSDIAFLKDLPQLETSLGRAVQIISAT, encoded by the coding sequence ATGACACAACTAACCCTTGCGCTTTACCAGGCGCAGCCTGCCCTGCGCACTGCCGCACAGGCACTGGCCGATCTCGATACCTCGTTAGCAGAAGCCGCGCGTATGGGCGCGCAGCTGTTGGTGACGCCAGAACTCTTCCTGTGCGGCTACGGCAGCCCAGAGGCGGCGCGGGGCATGGCCCAGCAACAAAATTCGCCGCTTCTGGTTGCGGCTGCCCAGCTTGCAGCACGGCATTGCGTCGGGCTGGTACTGGGCTATCCGGAGCGCGACGGCACAGAGTTGTACAATAGCGCCATCGTCTTCGGCTGTGATGGCAAGCTCTTGCACAATTACCGCAAAACTATGATGCCGAATGACTTCGAACGCGGCTGTTTTGCCTGCGGCAACGGGCCGAGGGTGTTCGATTTCCAAGGCATCCGTTGCGCCGTGGTCATTTGCTATGATGTCGAATTCCCCGAACTGCCGCGCCATGCAGCACTGGCAGGGGTCGAGTTGCTGATCGTGCCGACTGCCCTGCGGGCCGACTGGCGGGTGGTATCCGACTGTGTGATCCCGGCCCGCGCCTATGAGAACGGGATTTTTGTTGCCTATTGCGATTTCGCGGCCGAGGGCTGCAACCCGGTGTTTGCCGGAGGCAGCATGGTCTGCGGCCCGGACGGGCGCCGTCTTGCTGTCCCCGGCCCTGGCCAGGAGCTGTACACAGCAACTGTGGCAACTGATGGGATGGCCCGGACCCGTTCTGACATCGCGTTTCTAAAGGACCTGCCGCAGCTGGAGACCAGCCTGGGACGGGCTGTCCAAATAATTTCTGCAACCTGA
- a CDS encoding FAD-binding oxidoreductase has product MPNRTCTPKIPPLDRPTGWRPADEIVPVSEEAAVEGRYDWLVVGAGITGLSAAHRLGELAPQDRVLLVDARPVGWGASGRNSGFLLDLPHKFDLDHPDAARLHKIMKLNRSAISVLQEQTERLNIACDWSPEGKLQGAVKKRGTGMMRKFCDALDKIGEHYEVLDRQACAAIMGTDYYAGAVFTPGTVLVDPFLLVRGLALALPENVTLRDDAAVVEFREKGDGFDAQLRLSGGETCPVSANRVILATDPYTAEFGYMKNRILPTITYASITRALTLAERKRYSGRMNWGLTPADAGGTTLRMTADGRLLIRNHYGYAPDYRASGRDLAKVAEAHREGLDRRFPALSDVPITSTWGGVVSLSRNHATFFGEMAPGVYSANCYNGVGMTRGASSGRLLVDLAVGHKSQELEDVIAVSGRPSVLPPDPFRSVGVNGRMKLVEWESRSEI; this is encoded by the coding sequence ATGCCAAACCGCACCTGCACCCCCAAGATCCCACCGCTTGACCGGCCCACCGGCTGGCGCCCGGCAGATGAAATCGTACCGGTCAGCGAGGAGGCCGCCGTCGAGGGCCGCTATGACTGGCTGGTTGTCGGAGCCGGGATCACCGGCCTTTCCGCAGCGCACCGTTTGGGCGAGTTGGCCCCGCAGGACCGGGTTCTGCTGGTGGACGCCCGTCCGGTCGGCTGGGGGGCGTCGGGGCGGAATTCCGGGTTCCTGCTGGATCTGCCGCACAAATTTGATCTTGACCATCCTGATGCCGCGCGCCTGCACAAGATTATGAAGCTGAACCGCAGTGCCATCAGCGTGCTGCAGGAGCAGACCGAACGGCTGAACATTGCCTGCGACTGGTCGCCCGAGGGCAAACTGCAGGGCGCCGTCAAGAAACGCGGCACAGGTATGATGCGCAAGTTCTGCGATGCACTCGACAAAATTGGAGAGCACTACGAGGTGCTGGACCGCCAGGCTTGCGCCGCGATCATGGGCACGGATTACTACGCAGGGGCGGTGTTCACACCCGGCACAGTTCTGGTCGATCCGTTTCTGCTGGTGCGCGGCCTTGCACTGGCGCTGCCGGAAAATGTCACCCTGCGCGATGACGCGGCAGTAGTGGAGTTCCGCGAAAAAGGCGATGGGTTTGACGCCCAGCTGCGGCTTTCCGGCGGCGAAACCTGCCCGGTTTCAGCCAATCGGGTAATCCTGGCAACAGATCCCTACACCGCGGAATTCGGGTACATGAAGAACCGCATCCTGCCCACTATCACCTATGCCAGCATTACCCGGGCGCTGACGCTTGCAGAGCGCAAGCGCTACAGCGGCCGGATGAATTGGGGGCTTACTCCTGCGGATGCCGGAGGCACGACATTGCGGATGACGGCGGACGGACGGCTTCTGATCCGTAACCATTATGGTTATGCGCCTGACTACCGGGCCTCCGGCCGCGACCTCGCCAAAGTGGCGGAGGCACACCGGGAAGGGCTGGACAGGCGGTTTCCTGCGCTCAGTGATGTGCCAATCACCTCGACCTGGGGAGGTGTCGTCAGCCTGTCCCGCAATCACGCGACTTTCTTCGGGGAAATGGCGCCCGGGGTGTACTCGGCCAATTGCTACAACGGTGTCGGGATGACCCGCGGCGCCAGCTCGGGCCGGCTGCTGGTTGATCTCGCGGTGGGACATAAATCCCAGGAGCTGGAGGACGTCATCGCTGTCAGCGGACGGCCTTCGGTCCTGCCGCCGGACCCGTTCCGTTCCGTTGGCGTCAACGGCCGCATGAAACTGGTGGAATGGGAAAGCCGCTCCGAAATCTGA
- a CDS encoding RidA family protein produces the protein MSQAVRAGDMVYLAGQIPDRRDSDITAQTAETLGKIDAILAELGGSKSDLVTIQVWLRDMAEFAGMNTAWDDWVNPASPPARATGGASLASAGVKVEMIATAYLPVK, from the coding sequence ATGAGCCAAGCCGTTCGCGCCGGCGATATGGTTTACCTGGCCGGGCAGATCCCTGACCGGCGCGATTCGGATATTACCGCCCAGACCGCTGAGACGCTTGGCAAGATCGACGCCATCCTGGCTGAGCTGGGCGGCAGCAAATCCGATCTTGTCACGATTCAGGTCTGGCTCAGGGATATGGCGGAATTTGCCGGAATGAACACGGCCTGGGATGACTGGGTGAACCCTGCCAGCCCGCCGGCCCGCGCCACCGGCGGCGCATCTCTGGCAAGCGCAGGCGTGAAGGTCGAAATGATTGCTACCGCTTACTTGCCGGTGAAGTGA
- a CDS encoding aspartate/glutamate racemase family protein produces the protein MQAHDPAIQLIRARKGHRCYGMGLGIIILDDIYPGFPGDVRNASAHRFPIQYEIAEGVDIKQLVRGEQKQVLLEPVLAAARKLERMGCRAIAAECGYFAWFQKEIAGAVNVPVFASSLLQVPMAQIIVGTKQTVGILVAEGDQLQERHLTSVGVQPGSNYVVLGAKDDGKCPQFDSLWTKDIRPDVPAADYSKAERDIVAVAQDFAAAHPSMGAMVLECTGFQPFARAIQREIGMPVFSWSTLLDYAYSAAVHRDFYGHV, from the coding sequence ATGCAAGCGCACGACCCGGCAATTCAGCTGATACGCGCCCGAAAAGGTCACCGCTGTTATGGTATGGGGCTCGGGATCATCATTCTGGATGATATTTATCCGGGGTTTCCCGGTGACGTTCGAAACGCCAGCGCGCATCGGTTCCCGATCCAGTATGAAATTGCGGAAGGGGTCGACATTAAACAGCTGGTGCGAGGCGAACAGAAGCAGGTTCTGCTGGAACCGGTTCTTGCAGCCGCGCGCAAGCTGGAGCGAATGGGATGCCGTGCAATAGCGGCGGAATGCGGCTACTTCGCCTGGTTTCAGAAGGAAATTGCCGGAGCGGTGAATGTACCGGTTTTTGCATCCAGCTTGCTGCAGGTTCCAATGGCCCAGATCATAGTGGGGACGAAGCAGACTGTCGGCATACTTGTTGCGGAGGGCGATCAGCTTCAGGAACGGCACCTGACTTCGGTGGGGGTGCAGCCGGGGTCGAACTACGTCGTCCTCGGCGCAAAGGATGATGGCAAATGCCCGCAGTTCGACAGCCTGTGGACCAAGGACATCCGGCCGGACGTGCCTGCCGCGGACTATTCCAAGGCAGAGCGGGATATCGTGGCGGTTGCCCAGGATTTTGCCGCTGCGCATCCATCTATGGGCGCAATGGTGCTTGAATGCACCGGCTTTCAACCCTTCGCCCGTGCCATTCAGCGTGAGATCGGGATGCCGGTATTCAGCTGGTCGACATTGCTGGACTATGCTTATTCCGCGGCGGTTCACCGGGATTTTTACGGGCACGTCTGA
- a CDS encoding LysR family transcriptional regulator, translating to MLIDRSRREELSVRRVRSLLAVAEHRSFSEAAKMLGLTQPAVSQHVKQLEEQLQISLMVRDKEGLRLSAGGAALLPAFRRFLSSNGAILDQLASLGRGTEQILRIASPASYAALSLAPAFRSIRESFSKHILDISEIDNEESFHLVRNGDIDFAITSVFVPSPGLRFEVLHQDFACVVVSEENALAGATEIDEASLLSQPIIRFPSGTTSHDWLSVITERTGIEPETIAEVRQLLTGFQMVCQNLGVALVPEDAAKACKLPGLITIPLKDRRLTRKLGIVTSETHHPTDFEKALVKMLRVQQAGLSA from the coding sequence ATGCTTATCGACAGATCACGGCGTGAGGAGCTTTCGGTGCGCCGCGTCCGCAGCCTGCTTGCGGTAGCGGAACACCGCTCGTTCTCAGAAGCCGCCAAGATGCTGGGGCTGACCCAGCCGGCGGTCTCACAGCATGTAAAACAACTGGAAGAGCAATTGCAGATCAGCTTGATGGTACGGGACAAGGAGGGGCTGCGTTTGTCGGCAGGCGGAGCCGCACTGCTCCCGGCGTTTCGCCGTTTCTTGTCAAGCAATGGTGCGATACTGGATCAGCTGGCTTCGCTTGGCCGAGGAACTGAACAGATCTTGAGGATCGCCAGCCCTGCCTCCTATGCCGCCCTTTCCTTGGCGCCGGCTTTCCGGTCAATCCGGGAGAGCTTCAGCAAACACATCCTCGACATTTCGGAGATCGACAACGAAGAAAGTTTTCACCTCGTCCGGAATGGGGACATTGATTTTGCGATCACAAGCGTCTTTGTGCCGTCACCTGGATTGCGCTTCGAAGTGCTGCATCAGGATTTTGCCTGCGTCGTCGTTTCCGAAGAAAACGCCTTGGCCGGGGCAACAGAAATTGACGAGGCGTCCTTGCTCTCACAGCCAATTATCCGCTTTCCTTCAGGCACAACCTCGCATGATTGGCTGTCAGTCATCACGGAAAGAACGGGCATAGAACCTGAAACTATTGCGGAAGTCAGGCAATTGCTGACCGGTTTCCAGATGGTTTGCCAAAACCTGGGTGTGGCCTTGGTTCCGGAGGATGCCGCCAAAGCCTGCAAGCTTCCTGGTCTGATAACTATTCCTCTGAAAGACCGCCGTCTGACCCGCAAACTTGGCATCGTGACCAGTGAAACGCATCATCCTACGGATTTCGAGAAGGCGCTCGTAAAGATGCTGCGCGTTCAGCAGGCAGGTCTGTCAGCATAG
- a CDS encoding peptide chain release factor-like protein, whose protein sequence is MSGREALLLSSGNGPGECRQAVGHLLSWLGAKATQYGVELDVATRDATHGPASAVVILSGARATELACAVEGTVLWRCQSELRPRHKRKNWFVQIFRTPAATDAVRIDPASVEMQAIRAGGPGGQHQNKTSSAIRARWTSDDGQVYAVVVRDNRSQHQNRRLAMERLAALAAAEKAEADATRKGETWALHGQLQRGEPRWIFEGRQFKVVK, encoded by the coding sequence ATGAGCGGCAGGGAAGCCCTTCTCTTGTCCAGCGGCAATGGTCCGGGTGAATGCCGTCAGGCTGTGGGCCATCTGTTGTCCTGGCTGGGGGCAAAGGCCACGCAATACGGTGTCGAACTCGATGTCGCGACAAGGGACGCCACGCACGGCCCCGCCTCAGCGGTGGTGATCCTGAGCGGCGCTCGGGCTACAGAATTGGCGTGTGCTGTCGAAGGTACCGTCCTTTGGCGGTGCCAGAGCGAGCTGCGCCCTAGGCACAAACGAAAGAACTGGTTTGTGCAGATTTTCCGCACACCTGCGGCCACTGATGCAGTGCGGATTGATCCGGCCTCCGTTGAAATGCAGGCCATTCGCGCGGGAGGCCCTGGCGGCCAGCACCAGAACAAGACGTCGAGCGCGATCAGGGCGCGCTGGACCAGCGACGATGGGCAAGTCTACGCTGTCGTCGTGCGCGACAACCGCTCGCAACATCAGAACCGCCGTCTGGCGATGGAACGGCTGGCCGCCCTGGCCGCAGCCGAGAAGGCAGAAGCCGATGCTACCCGCAAGGGCGAAACCTGGGCGCTCCACGGACAACTTCAACGCGGTGAGCCGCGCTGGATCTTTGAAGGGAGGCAATTCAAAGTGGTGAAATGA
- a CDS encoding RNA ligase RtcB family protein yields the protein MGNPISGEQSAARARISKFYNRAAWIDGRAEELLEQVAGWPGMTAVAGFPDLHPGRFGPVGAAFLADRIWPQLVGPDIGCGMALFRLDLPRRRLKLDKAARRLAVLEDGADLHQALAALDAAGLTGLIGPEALGTIGGGNHFCEVQVVGEVMDHTRTDLQKDDLCLLVHSGSRGRGAGIFQGLDDSWKQGFAAESDAAARYLALHDAATRWARVNRALIASSASEALGSEARLICDTVHNHVVPHSDSWLHRKGAACPEGGLVPLAGSREAPSYLLEVPNTVPEALGSVSHGAGRKYDRSSMHGRIRKTRSDLAALTRTRFGGRVICGDRDLLLEEAGQAYKDPEQVLQNLAGFGIANAVARLLPLVTFKTTRGAA from the coding sequence ATGGGCAATCCCATTTCCGGGGAACAGAGCGCCGCGCGCGCCCGCATCTCCAAATTCTACAATCGTGCGGCCTGGATCGACGGGCGTGCAGAAGAGCTACTTGAACAGGTGGCTGGCTGGCCGGGCATGACGGCCGTCGCCGGATTTCCGGATCTGCATCCAGGCCGCTTCGGCCCCGTTGGTGCAGCTTTTCTGGCCGACCGGATCTGGCCCCAGCTTGTCGGGCCGGATATCGGCTGCGGTATGGCTTTGTTTCGCCTCGATCTGCCTCGGCGCCGGCTCAAACTCGACAAGGCCGCCCGGCGGCTGGCTGTACTGGAAGACGGGGCTGATCTTCATCAGGCGCTTGCAGCACTGGATGCAGCTGGCCTGACGGGACTGATCGGTCCAGAGGCACTCGGCACCATCGGCGGCGGCAACCATTTCTGCGAAGTGCAGGTGGTCGGCGAAGTCATGGATCACACCCGTACTGACCTGCAAAAAGATGATCTGTGCCTGCTGGTGCATTCCGGTTCGCGCGGGCGCGGCGCCGGGATTTTTCAAGGGCTGGATGACAGCTGGAAACAGGGCTTCGCCGCGGAAAGCGATGCGGCGGCGCGCTATCTCGCCCTTCATGATGCGGCAACCCGCTGGGCGCGCGTGAATCGGGCGCTGATTGCTTCCTCTGCGTCTGAAGCGCTTGGCAGTGAGGCCCGGCTGATCTGCGACACGGTGCATAATCACGTCGTGCCGCATTCAGATAGCTGGCTGCATCGCAAAGGGGCGGCTTGCCCGGAGGGGGGCCTCGTTCCGCTCGCAGGGTCGCGCGAAGCGCCGAGCTATCTCCTGGAGGTGCCGAATACCGTACCCGAGGCGCTTGGCTCCGTCTCTCATGGGGCAGGCAGGAAGTATGACCGGTCCTCCATGCATGGGCGGATCCGCAAGACCCGCTCTGATCTGGCAGCCCTGACCCGCACCCGTTTCGGCGGGCGTGTCATTTGCGGGGACCGCGATCTTTTGCTGGAAGAAGCCGGCCAGGCCTACAAAGACCCGGAACAGGTACTGCAGAACCTTGCAGGCTTTGGGATCGCAAACGCGGTGGCGCGTCTTCTGCCGCTTGTCACCTTCAAGACGACGAGAGGTGCGGCATGA
- a CDS encoding AAA family ATPase, with translation MTMSKIRFIHSKFPDPEMAAPRIEKRLSKHLQRLQERKAKQTGETSQAIPEDDASPGQTKSQFYLHQARRRVARRAGLISERYRASLPISRLKLEDRKRLEARRDGVQLVQIKSENHADEIAARLHAEFPWLAIATEQVWHSMLSAVRSDTQGLRIRPLLLDGPPGIGKSAWARRLASLMGVPNLFLDATVESASFGLVGSQRGWSNSAPGRLINLFLEHGVGNPLVIIDEVEKAGKPTSQGGHTFNLLNALLPLFELQSARRWSCPYFQVECDMSWIGWILTSNDWRQLPDPILSRCPPIRLQPISAKDLCGFAMREASERGLSDETAEAICDTIAWAFTKEHRLDLRAIIRMLERGERLEQRSARN, from the coding sequence ATGACCATGTCCAAAATAAGGTTCATTCACAGCAAGTTCCCGGATCCAGAAATGGCTGCGCCCCGGATTGAAAAGCGCCTTTCCAAGCACCTGCAGCGTTTGCAAGAACGCAAGGCCAAACAGACAGGCGAGACAAGCCAAGCAATACCGGAAGACGATGCCTCCCCGGGTCAGACTAAATCGCAGTTCTATTTGCATCAGGCAAGGCGGCGCGTTGCTCGCCGAGCCGGTTTGATCAGCGAACGGTATCGGGCAAGCCTTCCAATTTCCCGGTTAAAACTCGAAGACCGTAAGCGACTTGAAGCGCGCAGGGATGGTGTTCAGCTAGTCCAAATAAAATCTGAAAACCATGCTGATGAAATTGCGGCGCGCCTTCATGCGGAGTTCCCCTGGCTTGCGATTGCGACCGAGCAAGTGTGGCACTCAATGCTTAGTGCGGTGCGCTCCGATACTCAGGGGCTTAGGATCCGACCGCTTTTACTCGATGGGCCGCCAGGAATAGGTAAAAGTGCTTGGGCACGGCGTTTAGCCAGCTTGATGGGCGTGCCAAATCTGTTTCTGGACGCCACGGTCGAGTCTGCCAGTTTCGGACTGGTTGGAAGTCAGCGAGGCTGGAGTAATTCGGCGCCAGGGCGGCTTATAAACCTGTTCCTTGAACATGGCGTGGGGAACCCGCTTGTCATAATTGATGAGGTGGAAAAGGCGGGGAAACCGACGTCACAGGGCGGACACACCTTCAATCTGCTAAATGCCCTGCTGCCGCTTTTTGAACTGCAATCAGCCCGGCGCTGGTCCTGCCCGTATTTTCAGGTGGAATGCGACATGAGTTGGATAGGCTGGATTTTGACTTCAAATGACTGGCGGCAGTTGCCTGACCCCATACTGAGCCGATGTCCACCCATCAGATTGCAGCCAATTTCTGCAAAGGATCTGTGCGGCTTTGCGATGAGAGAGGCAAGCGAACGCGGCCTCAGCGACGAAACCGCAGAGGCAATCTGCGACACGATAGCCTGGGCTTTCACTAAGGAGCACCGCTTAGATCTACGTGCAATTATCCGGATGCTAGAGCGCGGCGAGCGGTTGGAGCAGAGGTCTGCCCGGAACTGA
- a CDS encoding TniB family NTP-binding protein, with product MNSTQPTCTAAPDVSNLQTWLADRYFRLDRDEALTDCLTDIFTIDGAGALTATPVRDPLNGETAGLMLIGDSGSGKSSLLRRMLRTNPAFSVISETSEGNTLFETVKPAATIKSLAITIAERTGYTKMKSNIHGDEAWEVARHRMSVCGVSLLVIDEAHHLLRKGSGRDTEGAVQTMKNLLQGDSSVAVILSGVQKLYEGVLSDPETDRRFIKMRLRRIQEGSGEAHRFGLCVAKCAQHLGLDLPAEMCFAERVLFAENGDAGRSIRLAKQTLRRAMIMNRRAVDLSDAALCFEKIHLGREAAPFASGDWSTIRENLESMGWVR from the coding sequence ATGAATAGTACCCAACCCACATGCACTGCCGCTCCCGATGTTTCCAACCTGCAGACTTGGCTTGCTGACAGGTATTTTCGGCTCGATCGCGACGAGGCACTGACCGACTGCCTGACAGATATCTTTACCATCGATGGGGCCGGGGCGCTGACTGCCACACCAGTTCGCGACCCGTTGAATGGTGAGACCGCTGGGCTGATGCTGATAGGGGATTCCGGTTCGGGCAAGTCGTCGCTTTTGCGGCGCATGCTGCGCACCAATCCAGCGTTCTCAGTGATTTCTGAGACATCCGAAGGGAATACGCTGTTCGAAACAGTGAAGCCTGCCGCGACTATTAAGAGCCTTGCCATCACGATCGCAGAACGAACCGGCTATACAAAGATGAAGTCGAACATTCACGGCGACGAAGCTTGGGAGGTGGCGCGCCACCGCATGTCTGTGTGCGGGGTGAGCCTTCTCGTGATCGATGAAGCTCATCATCTTCTTCGGAAGGGCAGCGGCAGGGATACTGAAGGTGCGGTTCAGACGATGAAGAACCTGTTGCAGGGCGACAGCTCCGTGGCGGTCATTCTCTCCGGTGTTCAGAAGCTGTACGAGGGAGTCTTGTCAGACCCAGAAACAGACCGGCGGTTTATCAAAATGCGCCTGCGGCGCATTCAGGAAGGGTCTGGCGAGGCACATCGTTTCGGCCTTTGCGTCGCAAAATGTGCCCAGCATCTCGGGCTCGATCTGCCAGCGGAAATGTGCTTTGCGGAGCGCGTTCTGTTTGCAGAAAATGGCGATGCCGGCCGGAGCATTCGCCTCGCCAAACAGACCCTGCGCCGTGCCATGATCATGAACAGGAGGGCCGTTGATCTGAGCGATGCAGCCCTCTGTTTCGAAAAGATTCATCTCGGACGGGAGGCTGCTCCATTTGCCAGTGGTGATTGGTCCACCATTCGCGAGAACCTGGAAAGCATGGGGTGGGTCCGATGA
- a CDS encoding TniQ family protein has translation MRRLLNDLRIPVENFLMGRHEAVEAFASATGSDAEILKSAALTGKKNHVEFRGAKMSKTFVVRQADKYCPVCLAEDGSPYAWRQQLIWCFAPAHRCVHHNTSLRRITQKGFDLRDGLVAPGAGAVTPCDGDQPEYLAWLDNRLHGPREEPKWLTGQTVQQVLETSMMMGAVLEHGHKVRPHKLRANDQEAAADIGFAIYREGAGAVTEALDTIRRRSPATAVQAGPLAKYGPLFDWLDRRCNAIDPGPVRDLLRNHIIKHDALSRGDTVLGYEIRERRYHSVHSLSEETSIPRVRMSRMLQKLGKIPAGATHAECGLLRFDAQEITGLIADFQTAIEMKDVPAYIGASKNQFQTLYAGGIIRPLVPRDKPGAVRNVAFSRRHLDTFLETLNALPVASETGKELQTIAYACQRGAGTTLNLVYGILSGEIPAWRRDTPPGLSQVLVSLTDAVGAE, from the coding sequence ATGAGACGGCTGTTGAATGATCTCCGCATCCCAGTCGAGAATTTCCTGATGGGCCGCCACGAAGCCGTCGAAGCGTTTGCCAGCGCCACCGGCAGTGACGCCGAAATCCTGAAATCTGCTGCTCTGACAGGGAAGAAAAATCACGTCGAATTTCGTGGTGCGAAAATGTCGAAAACCTTCGTTGTGCGGCAAGCAGACAAGTACTGTCCTGTCTGCCTTGCCGAGGACGGCAGCCCATACGCATGGCGGCAACAGCTGATCTGGTGTTTTGCACCGGCCCACCGATGCGTCCATCATAACACATCGCTCCGTCGGATTACCCAGAAAGGGTTCGATCTGCGGGATGGCCTGGTCGCGCCGGGAGCAGGTGCAGTCACACCCTGTGACGGGGACCAGCCTGAGTATCTGGCCTGGCTGGACAACCGCTTGCACGGACCACGGGAAGAACCAAAGTGGCTGACCGGTCAAACAGTCCAACAGGTTCTTGAGACCTCCATGATGATGGGCGCGGTGTTGGAGCATGGTCACAAGGTGCGCCCTCACAAGCTCCGCGCAAATGATCAGGAAGCGGCTGCCGACATTGGCTTTGCTATTTACCGGGAAGGCGCAGGTGCCGTGACCGAGGCTCTCGACACTATCCGCCGCAGATCTCCGGCGACTGCGGTTCAAGCCGGGCCGCTCGCAAAGTATGGCCCCCTGTTCGATTGGCTGGACCGCCGCTGCAACGCAATTGACCCCGGCCCGGTACGGGATCTGTTGCGCAACCACATTATCAAGCATGACGCACTCAGCCGAGGTGACACGGTGCTTGGATACGAAATCAGGGAACGCCGGTACCACTCTGTCCATAGCCTGAGCGAGGAAACCAGTATTCCCCGTGTTCGCATGTCCCGGATGTTGCAAAAATTGGGGAAGATACCTGCGGGGGCGACCCATGCCGAATGTGGTCTGTTGCGGTTCGATGCCCAGGAGATCACCGGATTGATTGCAGATTTCCAGACTGCCATCGAGATGAAGGACGTCCCGGCCTATATTGGCGCATCCAAGAACCAGTTCCAAACTCTCTACGCTGGCGGGATCATTCGCCCTTTGGTTCCTCGCGATAAACCTGGCGCTGTGCGGAATGTTGCTTTCTCGCGGCGCCATCTCGACACATTCCTCGAAACGCTCAACGCGCTGCCGGTGGCATCGGAAACCGGAAAGGAACTGCAAACAATCGCATATGCATGCCAGCGCGGTGCTGGGACAACGCTCAACTTGGTCTACGGCATACTGTCAGGTGAAATCCCAGCTTGGCGCCGGGACACGCCACCAGGATTGTCGCAAGTTCTGGTATCTCTGACAGATGCTGTCGGTGCCGAATAG
- a CDS encoding IS5 family transposase, producing the protein MKNWRAYNEALKRRGSLTIWFDPEMTWEARPTGKRGRQPIYSDAAIKTCLTMKVLFRMALRQTTGFVESLLRLSGLDWSVPDFSTLSRRQKSLAVNIPYRGSEGPLHLLIDSTGIKVEGEGEWNARKHGGSKRRVWRKVHLGIDEKTLEIRAVEFTSSNIGDAPMLPELLNQIPPEQEIGSVTADGAYDTRKCHDAIANRGANAVVPPRKNAKPWKPDTAGAIARNEALRASKYLGRALWRKWSGYHRRSRAETKMHCMKLLGQRLMARDPGRQVAELQLRVAVMNGFTALGIPVTEAVG; encoded by the coding sequence ATCAAGAACTGGCGGGCCTATAACGAAGCGCTGAAGCGTCGTGGCTCTCTGACGATCTGGTTCGATCCCGAGATGACGTGGGAGGCCCGGCCGACCGGCAAGAGAGGCCGACAGCCCATCTATAGCGACGCCGCGATCAAGACCTGCCTGACGATGAAGGTGCTGTTCCGTATGGCGCTCAGGCAGACGACCGGCTTCGTGGAAAGTCTCCTGCGATTGAGTGGATTGGACTGGTCGGTACCGGATTTTAGCACGCTTTCACGCCGCCAGAAGTCTCTCGCCGTGAACATCCCGTATCGTGGTTCTGAGGGGCCGCTACACCTGCTGATCGACAGCACTGGGATAAAGGTAGAGGGCGAAGGCGAGTGGAATGCGCGCAAGCACGGTGGCTCGAAACGCCGCGTGTGGCGCAAGGTTCACCTCGGTATCGACGAAAAGACACTGGAAATCCGGGCAGTCGAGTTCACCAGTAGCAACATTGGTGATGCGCCCATGCTGCCGGAACTGCTTAATCAGATCCCGCCCGAGCAGGAGATCGGCAGTGTCACGGCAGATGGCGCCTACGATACGCGCAAGTGCCACGATGCCATCGCCAACCGAGGTGCCAATGCCGTCGTCCCGCCCCGCAAGAACGCCAAGCCCTGGAAACCCGACACCGCAGGCGCGATTGCGCGCAACGAAGCGCTGCGGGCGTCGAAATACCTTGGCCGAGCGCTTTGGCGGAAATGGAGTGGATACCACCGCCGAAGTCGTGCCGAAACCAAGATGCACTGCATGAAACTGCTGGGACAAAGACTGATGGCACGGGATCCTGGACGTCAGGTTGCCGAGCTTCAGCTCCGTGTTGCGGTCATGAACGGATTCACCGCGCTTGGCATACCCGTCACAGAGGCAGTGGGATAA